The proteins below come from a single Dasypus novemcinctus isolate mDasNov1 chromosome 22, mDasNov1.1.hap2, whole genome shotgun sequence genomic window:
- the LOC131275275 gene encoding olfactory receptor 5V1-like, giving the protein MDIDNLTTVNEFILTGISDLPEVRYPFFVVLAIVYQVTLLGNGTILLAIGTEKKLHTPMYSFLANLSLLDIFCPSATVPKILENLLTEKQSISFIGCALQVYFLVALAGTEVFLLAVMAYDRYVAICFPLRYSLIMTKVRSAQLSSGTWAAGFLHSLMHTVFTFRLSFCKSNQINQYYCDILPVVALSCSSTYEAEMLALVLAEILGCSAFLITFISYIYIISTVLKMQSAEGKHKAFSTCASHLIVVSLFYGTAIFTYIRPSSSQYSAAKDRLIPMLYVVITPMLNPIIYSLRNTEVKGALKKVLCPKTCLQQTKS; this is encoded by the coding sequence ATGGATATTGACAATCTCACCACAGTGAATGAATTCATTCTCACAGGAATCTCTGATCTTCCAGAGGTGCGCTATCCTTTCTTTGTAGTTTTGGCTATCGTCTATCAGGTCACTTTGTTGGGAAATGGTACCATTCTCCTAGCCATTGGGACTGAGAAAAagctccacacacccatgtattcTTTCTTGGCAAATTTGTCCCTCTTAGACATATTCTGCCCATCAGCTACTGTTCCCAAGATTCTTGAGAACCTCCTGACTGAGAAGCAAAGCATTTCTTTTATTGGGTGTGCTTTGCAGGTTTATTTCTTGGTGGCCCTGGCAGGGACCGAGGTCTTCCTTCTAGCTGTCATGGCTTATGACCGGTATGTGGCCATCTGTTTCCCACTTCGTTACAGCCTCATCATGACCAAGGTGCGCAGTGCCCAGCTGTCATCTGGAACCTGGGCAGCTGGGTTTCTTCATTCCCTTATGCATACAGTGTTCACATTCCGCCTGTCTTTCTGTAAATCCAATCAGATTAACCAGTATTATTGTGACATTCTGCCAGTGGTGGCACTCTCCTGTTCTTCCACATATGAGGCAGAGATGCTTGCTTTAGTTTTAGCAGAAATCTTGGGGTGCAGTGCCTTTCTGATCACCTTTATTTCTTATATCTACATCATATCCACTGTCCTTAAGATGCAGTCAGCTGAAGGGAAGCACAAGGCCTTCTCCACATGTGCTTCCCACCTCATTGTGGTCTCTCTATTTTATGGCACAGCAATATTTACCTATATCCGTCCTTCCTCCAGTCAGTATTCTGCAGCCAAAGACAGACTTATCCCGATGCTGTATGTGGTCATCACCCCAATGTTGAACCCTATCATCTACAGCTTGAGAAACACAGAGGTTAAAGGGGCACTTAAAAAAGTTTTATGTCCTAAAACATGTTTACAGCAAACCAAATCTTGA